The Alicyclobacillus macrosporangiidus CPP55 genome segment ACCTGATCATCCACGGGGACAACCTGGTCGCCCTCAAGTCCCTCCTGCCTCTGTATCGGGAGCAGGTCAAGGTGGTGTACATCGATCCACCGTACAACACGGGCACCGAGTCCTGGGTGTACAACGACAACGTGGACGCGCCGATGATGCGCGCGTGGCTGGGGCGGGTGGTGGACCGGGACGATCTGACCCGCCATGACAAGTGGCTGTGCATGATGATGCCGAGGCTTCAGCTGCTCCGGGAGCTGCTGCGGCCCGACGGCGTGATCTTCGTCAGCATCGATGCGAACGAGATCCATCACCTGCGCTGCCTGATGGATGAGGTGTTCGGCGAGGAGAACTACCGAGATACCATCGTCATCCGGCGCGGGGCGAAGAATGTCCAGGCCCAGTTCGACACCATCGGCGCCTTGTCCAACGGTTACGAGTCCATCCTGGTCTACTCGAAAAGCCCCGAGGTTCGGTTTCACAAGGTCTACGAGGACCTGAAGGAGGACCGTCCTGGCGGTTGGAACCATCACTGGCGGGGGACGGACCGGCCGACGATGCGCTACCCGCTGTTCGGCATCACGCCAAAGACCGGTCAATGGCGGTGGCAGGATTCCAGGAGTCTGGCCGCCATCCGAAATTACGAACGTTTGGTGGAGGATCTCCGCCGCCGGGGATGGGCCCTGACGCAAGAGAACATCGACCGGTGGTACCTGGAGTGGACCGAGCGCACGGGGGAACCTCTCGACCTTCTGCGGCTGTCGGAGTCGGGGATGCCGGAGCACTACGTACCGCCCGCCAGGCGGAAGCTGTTGAGCAACCTGTGGACGGATCTGAAACCGAACGGGCATCGCCAGGTGGCGCAGCTGTTCGGGCGGCGGGTGTTCGACAACCCGAAGCCGGTCGAACTCGTCCAACGATTGATTCGATTCGCCTCGGACGAACCGGACATCTTGGTCCTGGACGCGTTTGCCGGGACCGGGACGACGGCCCACGCGGTCCTGGCGATGAATCGGGAGGACGGCGGGCGGCGCCGGTTCATCCTCATCGAGATGGAGCCCTACGCGGACACGGTCACCGCGGAGCGCGTCCGGCGCGTCATGCGGGGCGTGCCCGACGCAAAGGACGAGGCCCTGCGGCGCGGGTACGGCGGGTCGTTCTCCTACTACGAGATCGGGCGGCCGATGGAGCTCGAGGGGCTCTTGTCCGGAGCGTGCCTGCCCGCTTACGAAGAGCTCGCTCGGTACGTGTTCCACACGGCGACCGGGGAGGTGTTCCGGCCGGAAGTGCTCGACCGGCGGCGGTGGTTCATCGGCGAGAGCCGTGCCTACGAGGTGTACCTGCTTTACGAACCGGATGTGGCCGCCCTGCAGTCCTTGGCGATCACGCCGGAATTCGTGCAGGCGTTGGGCCCACCTGCCAGTCCGAAGCGGCGATTGGTGTTCGCTCCGGCCCGCCTGGTGGAGGATGAGATGCTCGCTGCCTGCGGGGTGGAGTTTGCGCAGCTGCCCTACGATCTGTTCCGGGAGGGCGGGGGATCGGCATGATGCCGCTCAAGGACTACCAGCGCCGGGCACTCACGGTGGTGGAGACGTATCTGCATGCCCTGCGGGAACACCGCGACCGGTGGGCCGATCCGGACGGGGCGCGGCCGGCATGGGATTTCACCGCGGAGGCATGGCGAGCGGTATCCGATGCACCGCTCGCCGCCCGCCGCACCGGGGCGGGGGATCCGCTGCCGTCCTTCTGCGTCCAGATTCCCACCGGTGGGGGGAAAACCTACCTCGCGGTGCGGATCGTCGATCTGGTGCAGCGCATCTATCTCAGGCGCCGGGCGGGCGTGGTCCTGTGGGTGGTGCCGACCCGCCAGATCTATCGCCAGACCCTGGCGGCTTTGAAGGATCGGGCCCATCCGTACCGGCAGTTCCTCGAGCTCGCCACAGGGGGGCGGGTGCGGGTGGTGGAGAAGACGGACCGCTTTCGCCCGGGGGATCTGGCGGATCATCTGTTGGTGCTGATGTTGATGCTGCCTTCGGCCAACCGGCGGGATCGAGAGACCCTGCGCCTGTTCCAGGACACCGGCGGCTGGGACGACTTTTTCCCGGCGGAGTGGGATCGGACGGCTCACGAGCGGTTGCTCGCGCGCTGGCGGAACCTGGACTACTACGGTTCGGCGGGCGATCCGCGCGGCATTCAGGTGAAGACGTCGCTTGGCAACGTGCTGCGGATGTGCTCCCCCCTGGTGATCCTCGACGAGGGCCAGAAGGCGTACAGCCCCGGCGCGCAGCGCACCCTGCGGGGGTTCAATCCGTGCATGGTGGTGGAGCTGTCGGCCACCCCGCCGCGGGGCAGCCCGGTGCTGGTGCGGATCCCCGGGCGGGCGTTGAAAGAGGAAGAGATGGTCAAGCTCGACCTGCACGTCGTCAACCGGGACGTCGCCCGCTGGCAGGAGACGCTGCGGGAGAGCGTGGCGTGGCGCGATCGGCTGGAAGCGGCGGCGGAGCGGCACCGGGCGGAGACGGGCCGGTATATCCGTCCCATCTGCCTGATCCAGGTGGAGCGCACGGGGCGGGACCAGCGGGAATCGGGACACATCCACGCGGATCACGTCCACTGGGAATTGGTTCACACGCACCGGATTCCGGCCGACCAGATCGCCGTCAAGTCCAGCGAGCGGGACGACATCGAGGGCATCGACCTGCTGTCGCCAGCGTGCCCCGTCCGGTTCATCATCACGAAACAGGCCCTGCAGGAAGGATGGGACTGCCCGTTCGCCTACGTCCTGACGCTGCTGGCGAACCCGGCCTCGCCGACAGCGCTCACACAGCTGGTGGGCCGCATCCTCCGCCAGCCGTACGCGCGAAAGACGGGTGTCCGGTTGCTCGATGAGAGCTACGTCTTCTGCTTCCGCCGGGACGCGGCGGAGCTCGCCCGGGCGATCCGGGACGGACTGGAACGGGAGGGGCTGGGAGATCTGACCGGCCGCGTGCGGGTGTCGGACCGCTTGCGGGAAGGGGACGATGGGCCAGCGGGCGGGCGCGGGCCGAGGCGTCATCCCCGCGGCGGGGACGCCAGTGGCGCGGCCGCAGGTGGTCCTGTTGAAGTTGGCCCGGCTGAGCTTGGCTCCGTCGCGCGGGCAGCCCCAGAAGGCCCGAAGGCCTGTGCCAACGTGTCGATGGCCGCCCTGGGACAGGTTCGCTGGGGGGATTTCACGCTCGAGCGCATCCGGAACCTCAGGCCGCACGACTCGCCCCGCGAGGGCGCGGGATCGGGCGCCGCGGAGGTCAACCGGCTCTATCTCACGCGCGCGCTCCAGGCGGAGGTGCCCAACCCATGGGTGGCGTGGGCACTGGTGGACCGCGCGCTTCACATCCTGCGGCAGGAGTGCGGTTGGGACGAGGCCGCGTTGGCGGCGAATCAGGGATGGATCGCGGAGGCGTTGGCCGAGGCCGTCGGGGCGGAACGGGATGATCAACTGCGCGCGATGTCACACGGCGGGAGGTGGAAGGACCCATGCTCGGGGGATGGGTGATGACGTGGATCGCGGGGGTGTTTCCCTTGCTGTCGTTCGTCTTGCCGTTGATCCTGTACTACCGGTGGAAGGCGGTCTGGCTGTCGACGTTGGTGGTGCTGTTCGGGTCGCTGGCGGCCCTGTGGGCCTGGTTCAGCCTGACGTTCTGGCCCTGGGTGTTGGCGTATGTCATGCTGGCCTGGTTGGGCTGTTGGGCGGGCGCATGGCTGCGCCAACGGAGGCCTCCTCGGGGAGCGGCGGACCGGCGAGCGGACGCGGGCGGCCGTTAGGGGACCGGGGATCGGCGCGGGGGCCGTCCTGGGCGGCCCCTCACGCGTTGCTCTGGTCGTTCGGCAGGATGTACACCGGGACGTGGTATTTGACGCCAAAGTGTCGGGCCACCTGGACGTCGTCGTAATAGATGTCGATGTGGTGGCCAGCGATGGCGCCGCCCGTGTCCTCGGCGACGCGGTAGCCGATGCCCGGGATGAAGACGCGGGTGCCGTACGGGATGACGCGCGGATCGACCGCGACGGTTTCGCCCTGGACCACGTGTTTGCCGGTGGAAGTCACGCCGTACAAGGGATCGCCCGGATTCTTGCCGGTCGACTCAAACCCGGCGGTGTACGCGGTCAGCGTGCAGTAGATGACCCGCGTGCCCTTGGGCAGAAACTGCATCGGGTCGCTGCCGCGCGAGCTGAGGGTCTGCGGCGCCGGGTCCGGGGTGCGGCGCACCTCCAGGCCGAGCAGGGACCGCACGGGATCGCGCCAGCCGGGGGGATGGTACACGAGCTTTTGCCCGATCTGCAGCATGTCCGGGTTAACGATCTCGTTGTCTGCGATCAGCTGGGCCACGGGCACCCCCAAGCGGTCCGACAGCGTCCACAGGGTGTCGCCCGGCCGCACAGTGTACACCTCGGTGGGCTGGAAGTGAAAGCTCGGCATGCGGTCGTCGATCACGGTGGTGGTGGGCAGCTCGACCGCCGCCCAAGCGACCACAGGCGCCGCCAGGATGCCCAGGAGTCCCGCCAGCCAAGCGCGTTCGCTTCGGGTCACGTCTTTTTCCTCCCATTCCATGCAGGTTACGTTCTCTACCAGCATGGACCGGGGAGAGGAAAGATAAACATGAACGCGAAAAAATGGATGAAAAAGAGAAAGTATTGTGTGAATTCATTCCCGGCGACGCACCGGAGGGTCGCCGGGACCGGGTTGAGGCGGACCGGTCAGGCCGTGGGGGTGCGGTCGAGCAAAAGGTCGATCTCGCTTTTGTACTTGTTCCCCGGTGTCTCGAGGATCTGGGGGATCCCGCGCAAGACCTCGTGATGGACGATGCGCTTGAGGGCCTCGAGGCCGATGGACCCCTCGCCGATGTTGGCGTGCCGGTCCTTATGGGAGTTGAACGGGGTCTTGGAGTCGTTGATGTGCGCCACCTTGAGGCGGTCCAAGCCCAGCACCTCGTCGAAGTGGTGCAGGAACCCGTCGAAGTCGTTGACGATGTCGTAGCCGTAGCTGTAATTGTGGCAGGTGTCGATGCACACGCCGAGCTTGTCCTGATGCTTCACGCGGCTGATGATCTCGGCGATCTGCTCGAGTGAGTTGCCCACTTTCGATCCGTCGCCCGCCATGGTCTCGAGGCAGATGGTCAGCTTCTCCTCGCCGGTCAGAATGCTGTTGAGGGCTTCTGCGATCCGCTCGATGGCGTACGCTTCTCCTTCCCCCACATGGCTGCCGGGGTGCATCACGATGTACCGGAAGCCCAGATACTCGACGCGCTCAATCTCCTCCTTGAGCACCATCACGCCGTAGTCCCAGGTCTCCGGCTTCGGGCTGGCCAGGTTGACCAGATAGGACAGGTGCACGACCGGATCGACGATATCGTGCTCGGCCATGAGGGCGAGTGCTTCATCGCGGTGGAACTCGGTGATGGGCCGGGCCTTTCCGCCCCGGTTGCTGCGCGTGTAGATCATGTAGGTGTTGGCCTCGTAGGACAGGGTCTCCTCGACGGCGGCCAAAAGCCCTGTCTTTGCGACGGACACGTTGGCGCCGAGCAGAATTCGATCTTCATTGGATGGCACTTCACAAGCCTCCTCGCAATGGTTCGGACTCAGCATACCAACTTTGCTGAGAAAAGGGAACGCCGCCTCCTGCGCAGCGAATGCCCCATGCACAGGTGCGAACGGAATCCAAGTCAAGCGGGTCATCCGCCGATCGGAAAGTAGGTGTACTATAATGGGAGCATGCGGTGGACGAAGCATTTCATGGCTGTCGCGGTTGCGGTAAAGAGTCTGAAACTTCAATGAGAATGAAAGATACCAACCGTTTGGTACGGAGGCGGTGCTCCGGTGCGGCGTCGGCGGAGAATCGGAAGATGGTTGAACGGATTGTGCGCGGCAGGGGCGACCTTGGTTCTGTGCGATCTCGCGGCGTTCGGGGCGGGTCCGCTCCCGCCCTTGGGGGCAGCGTTCAATCCCGGGACGGGCGTGTGGACGGCCGCGAAGGACGCAGTGTTGCCGCGGGACACGTCCCTGCGGGTACCCGGGCTGCAGCAGCCGGTGCAGGTGAGGTTTGATCCAAACGGGACGGCGTACATCGACGCGAAGACCGACCACGATCTGTTCCTCGCGCTCGGGTATCTGCACGCCAAGAACCGTCTGTTCCAGATGGACCTGATGCGCCGCCAGGGAGAGGGCCGGCTGGCGGAGATCGTCGGGGCGAAGGCGCTGCCGTCCGACGAGCTGGAGCTGCAACTGGGCCTGCTCCGGACCGCCCAGCAGGAATGGAATCAGATGGGGGCGGGGGATCCCGCGCGCCAAGCGCTCCTGGCGTACACCGACGGCGTCAACGCCTGTATCGCCGAGGAGAAGCGAAACGGCACCCTGCCCATGATGTTCAAGCTCCTCGGGTATGAACCGAAGCCCTGGACGCCGGTGGATACCCTCGTGATCCAGGGCGACATGACCCAGACGCTCGATTTCACCACGACGCCGCTGGACTACGCCCTCCTGGTGCAGTCGCTCGGGTACGGCCGCACGATGGCCTGGTTCCCGGTGCTGCCACCGAACGCGCAGAACCCGTATGATCCCGGCCCCTACCGCAAGGACCCGCCAGGCCCCATCGAGCAGCCGGTGCCTGCGGTGCCCGCGGCGACCATGCAGGGCACATCCTTCCAGGCAGCGGCCGGGCAGGGAGCGGCGGGGAAGGATGTACGGGGATCGTCCGGGCAGGGTGGATCGGCTCTGCCGGCCGCCGACACCACCGCCGTCCTCGACGTGCTGGAGCGGCTGCGGAATCTGCCTCCGACCGCGATTCACCACGGATCGAACAGCAACAACTGGGCGGTGGACGGGACGAAGACGGCGTCGGGAAAGCCGATGCTGGCGGGCGATCCGCACCTGAGCCAGACCTTGCCGGCCATCTGGTATCAGGTGGCGGCGCGATCGCCCTCGTACGACTTCACCGGCGTCAGCATCCCGGGGACGCCGGTGGTGTTGATCGGTAAGAATCAGCACATCGCATGGAGCTTGACCAACGTCCAGAATCAGGCCACGTTTTTCTACCAGGAGAAGACGGATCCCTCGCATCCCAACCAGTATTTCTGGAAGGGGGCGTGGCGGGACATGCAGAAGGTGGAATACGACATCCCGGTCAAGGGGGGAAAACCGGAGCATCTGACCGTCCAACTGACGGTGCATGGTCCGGTGATGACGACCAAGGGACAGACGCTGTCGGTGGACTGGATCGGCGCTTTGCCGTCACCGGACATGCAGGTCCTGCTGGGGATTCTCCGTGCGCAGAATTTCACCCAGTTCCGGGACGCCCTGAAAGACTGGCACGCTCCGTCGCAGAACTTCGTGTACGCGGACGACCAGGGCAACATCGGACTCATCTCGGCGGGCTACTATCCCATCATCCCCAAGGGCGATCCGTGGTTGCCCTTGCCGGGAACCGGGGAGTCGGACATCGTCGGGACCATCCCGTTCGACGACATCCCGCAGGTGTACAACCCGCCGACACACTTTGTCTTCTCGGCGAACCAGCGGGAGGTCGGGCCGGACTATCCGTACTACATCGGGACCACCCTCGACTTTTTCGACTCCGGGTATCGGGCGTCGCGGATTGCTGACACATTGGCCAAAGGCGACCGCATGACGATGAAGGATTTTGAGGCGCTGCAGAACGATACGCACGATCTGTTGGCGATGCGCATCGTGCCGAAACTTTTGGCCGCATTGTCCGGGCAGAAGCTGTCCGCGGCGGAGCAGGGGGCTCAGCGGCTGCTGGCGGCATGGGATGGAAACATGTCCGTCGATTCGGCCGCCGCGAGCGTGTGGTGGACATTCTGGAATCACTATCTGTCCGACACCTTCCAGCCTTGGTGGGACGCGGCCCATGTGCCGGTCGACAAAGACCCGGACCTGAAAGTCGGCCCGGAGCTCACGTCCCTCAACCAGGATCTGGAGGCGTGGACCTTGAACGACCCGGACAACCCGGCCTTTACGGCGCCCGGGCGAGCCCACCGGACGGCCCAGGACGTGATGCGCCAGGCGTTCAACGAGGCGGTGGCGGATCTAGCCAAGCAATTGGGCGGGGAGCCGGCAAGCTGGACGTGGGGCAAGCTCCACGCGCGGCAGTTCCCGTCGCTGGCCCAGATCCCGGCGCTGGGTTATGGGCCGCGCCCGAGTGGCGGCGACCGCTGGACCGTGGACGCTGCCAGCGGCGGGCTGGTGTCGAAGGCCGGTCCGAGCTGGCGGTTCATCATCGACTGGGGCGCTGGAGCGGAAGGGGTGTATCCGGGCGGCCAGAGTGAGAACCCGGCCTCGGCTTGGTACGAGAACGAGATCCCGCTGTGGTGGGACGGGCGGTATTTGCCGGTGTGGGACGTGGAGGATGCGGTGACGTCTGGCGCCGGACCAAGCGCCGGTGCCGGGGCTGGGGCCGCGGCAGGCACGGGCACTGGAGGCGCGGGCACTGGAGGCGCGGGAAGCGCGGGACCGGGGATCCAGGCGACGTGGCGGCTCAGCCCGTGATGAGGATGAGAAGGCGTCTGTCGCTTATCCCTGCGCGAATGTCAGCGCATGGAGCGGACGCCTGGGTGAGCATTGAACGATGCCATGGTGAGTGCGGGACAGATGCTTGGGAGGTGGCGATGTGTATACGGGCCAGTCGTTGTCGGTGTACGAGGGCCGGTATGAGGCGCGGCGGGTGCGGAAGACGAGCGGGATCGTCACGGCGGTGTCGGCCGCGGCCGGCGTGGCGGTGGTGTGGGCGGCGAATCACTGGGGGTGGTGGTACGTGGGTGTGGCCGTCGGTGTGGTGCTGGGCCTCGTCCTGCGGGGGACATCCAGGGTGTTGTGGGCGGCGGGGCTCGCCGGGTTCCTGGGGTGGCTGCTGCCGCTGGGGGTCCGTGCCCTAAACGGCCAGCCGGTGGGGCGGCTGGCTGAGCGCGTCGCGGGCGTACTCGGTATCGGCACCGGGGCTGGGGCGGCCATCGCTGCCCTGGCGGTGACGGGGGTCTTTGGCGCCCTGCTGTGCCTGTGCGGGGCCTGGCTGGGGGCGGCGCTGAGGCGGGTGCGGGGATGACCCTATGGACCGCCTTCCAACGGTATCGGAAGGCTAGCGAAGGCGAAGGTATGTTAGGGAGGGCTTTTGTACGAAAACCTGGCTTGCGGGTTCATCAAGCCTCCATTTCTCTTGCTAACGCGGCAAGTTTGTTTATCGTGTTCCAGTTGCGCATGGTGGACGGTACATCCAGCTTGTCGAGATTGACCGCAAGCTTGGAATTTCGTACGCCGTGACGGAATATCAGGTAGACCTCCCGGCCTTGGATCCGGTATTCGTCACGTTCACTCTTGAAGGCGCTCAACCTTTCGATTCCTTCCTGCGAAGGCGCCTTGAGCAACAAAGAGACATAGAGGCGCTCGCCTTCTGACGAAGCTTCCGCTTCCAACAGTTCCTCTTTCGTGAACGGGCAATTTTCGACAATCCGTTCGAATTCCCGAGCCGTTCTCAAGACAACCGTAGTTGAAATGCCGAAAACCTTTCCGATCTCACGCTCCAATCGTCGGCGCAGCGTGTCCTCGTCTTCTTCTTCCGATTCGAACAGGACATTGCCGCTTTGAATGTACGTTTGAACCCGGTCCAATCCCATCCATTCAAACGTGCGTTTCAACTCGGCCATTTTGATCTTGTTGTGTCCGCCTACGTTTACGCCCCGTAACAACGCAATGTAAACCGTCATGTGAACATCGTCCTCTGCACCTCTCGTCCCCGTTCATCATGTCCATATTCTAGCGACGGCTTCCCTTCGCATTCTATTCAGCCACAGGGAGGCACGCGGCATCTACCCCTTGACGCCCTCGCTCCCCGTACCCTACACTGAATCTGAGCGAGCGCTCAGTCGGAAACGGGGTGACGGGGTGTCCATTACGATTGAGAGCAACGTCAAGGATCCCGAGCGAATCCGCGAGCGGCGGGCGCAAATTGTCGCGGCGGCCGTGAAGCTGTTCACCGAGAAGGGCTTTCATCGGACGACGACGCGCGAGATCGCACGCGAGAGCGGCCTGTCCAACGGCGCCGTGTACGAGTATGTCAAGAGCAAGGAAGACATTCTGTTTCTCGTCTGCCAACACATCCACCGGGAGATGAGAGCGCAGTTGGAGGCGAGCCTCTCTCCCGCCGAGTCCGGGGCCGCGCAGCTGCGGCAGGCCATCCGGGCGTTTTACGGCGTGATCGAACGGATGCAGACGGACATCCTGCTCATCTACCAGGAGAGCAAATCCCTGCCGTCCCCGTTCCTGCGCGAGGTCCTTCGCGAGGAGCAGGCCATCACCGACATCTTCGAGGGGCTGTTGCGGGCCGGGGTTGCGGACGGGTCCATCGCCGTGTCGGAGCGGGAGATCCCGCTCTTGGCGCACGACATCGTGGTCATGGGCCAGATGTGGGCGTTTCGGCGCTGGGGGCTGCGCGACGTGCCGTTCACGGACTTCGTGGAGCAGCAGGTGGCGATTCTCATGCAGGCGTGCAAGGCCCGGTTGGAGGAATGAGGCCCCGGGCACACGCGGGGATTTTGAACATCAGCGAGGAGGGTGGCGGACATGTCCACCAACTTGACCGACCGGCCGGTCCAAACATCTGTTGAAAGCGCTTCACCGACACGTCCCGGCGTGAATCCGTGGGCCGGGACACAGGAGACGGAGCCCCACCGGCCGCATCGACCCGTGCGGTTCGTCACCGCATCGAGCCTGTTCGACGGGCACGACGCGGCCATCAACATCATGCGCCGCATCCTGCAGTCGTCGGGTGCGGAGGTGGTCCACCTCGGGCACAACCGGAGCGTCGACGAGATCGTCACGGCGGCCATTCAGGAGGATGCCCACGGCATCGCAGTCAGCTCCTATCAGGGCGGCCACATGGAGTTCTTCAAATACATGGTCGATCTGCTCCGCGGGCGCGGAGCGGGGCACATCCGCGTCTTCGGCGGAGGCGGCGGCGTGATTGTCCCCGACGAGATCCGGGAGCTGGAGGCGTACGGGGTGGACAAGATCTTCTCCCCGGACGACGGCCGGCGGTTGGGGTTGCAAGGGATGATCAACCACATGATCCGCATCTGCGAAGGGATCGAAAACCCGATGCCGGTCGAGGCGGCGCTCGCCGGTCTGGAGAACGGCGATGCACGGGCCATCGCCAGGCTGGTCACTTACGCCGAGCAGCGCGATCTCGCCGATGCCGCGGCGTACGAGCGGGTGATGGGGGCGGTGAACGAGCGAGCGGCCGCCCGGACGGCCAGCCGCGCCGTACCGGTGGTGGGGATCACGGGCACCGGCGGGGCTGGGAAGTCGTCGTTGACCGATGAGATCGTCCGCCGTTTCCTCGAAGATTTCCCGGAAAAACGCGTGGCCATCTTCTCGATCGACCCGTCGCGACAGAAGACGGGCGGGGCGCTGCTGGGCGATCGCATCCGCATGAACGCCATCCACAACCCGCGCGTGTACATGCGCAGCCTCGCCACCCGGCGGTCGCGCAGCGAGCTTTCAGACGCCATCCACGAGGCCATCGCCATCGCCAAGGCGGCCGGGTTCGACCTGGTGCTGGTGGAGACGAGCGGCATCGGCCAGGGGGACGCGGACGTGGTGTCCGTGGCCGACGTTTCGCTGTACGTGATGACGGCTGAGTTTGGGGCGCCGTCGCAGTTGGAGAAGATTGACATGCTGGACTACGCCGACGTGGTGGCCATCAACAAGTTTGACCGCCGAGGGTCGGAGGACGCTCTGCGCCACGTGCGAAAGCAGGTGCAGCGCAACCGCGGTTGGTTTGACCGACCGCTGGAGGACATGCCGGTGTACGGGACCATCGCCAGCCAGTTCGGCGACCCGGGCACGGACGTGTTGTACCGGGCATTGATCCGAACGGTGAACGACCGCTGCGGCACGAATTGGGAGAGCCGCTATCCGGTGGCGGATGCTTCCGAGCGAAAGCCCGCCATCATCCCCGGGGAGCGCTCCCAGTACCTGCTCGACGTGGTGCGTACGGTGCGGGCCTACCGCGCGCGGGTGGAGGAACAGTCGGAGAAGGCCCGGCGGGCGTATCAACTCCACGGGGCGCTGGAGCAGGTGCAGGGCGCGGGCGGTGCCCCGGATGCGGCGGATGCCGGGGCTGCGGCGACAGCGACAGGTTCGTACGGCGATCCGGTACGCGACCGGCTGGAGGCGATGTACCGCCAGGCCTGGGAGGCGCTCGACGCAGAGACCCGGCAGATCCTCGAGGCGTGGCCGGAGAAGGTGCGCCGGTATCAGGCGGATGAGCTGGTGATGAAGGTCAGGGACAAGGAGATCCGCCAGCCGCTGTACACCGTGTCGTTGTCGGGCACGCGCATCCCGCGGGTCGTGCTGCCCCAGTTCCAGGATTGGGGCGAAATCGTCCGCTGGTCGATGAAGGAGAACGTGCCAGGCGAGTTTCCGTACACGGCAGGGGTGTTCCCGCTCAAGCGCACGGAGGAGGAGCCGCGCCGCCAGTTCGCCGGCGAGGGGACACCGGAGCGGACCAACAGGAGATTCCACTTCCTGTCCCAGAACGATCCCGCGAAGCGCTTGTCGACCGCGTTTGACAGCGTCACCCTGTACGGCGAGGACCCGGACGAGCGGCCGGACATCTACGGCAAGGTCGGCGAGAGCGGCGTATCGGTGTGCACGCTCGACGACATGAAGAAGCTGTACGCCGGGTTCGACCTGTGCGCGCCGAACACCAGCGTGTCGATGACCATCAACGGGCCGGCGCCCATCATCCTGGCGATGTACTTGAACACCGCGATCGACCAGCAGGTGGAGAAGTTCGAGCAGGAGAACGGGCGCAAGCCGACGGAAGCGGAGTACCGGGAGATCCGCGAGCGCACCCTGCGGACGGTGCGAGGCACGGTGCAGGC includes the following:
- a CDS encoding site-specific DNA-methyltransferase, which encodes MPSLQFKGKSFVQNHHLTVPCHELIPVPAKSWTDETRLDDNLIIHGDNLVALKSLLPLYREQVKVVYIDPPYNTGTESWVYNDNVDAPMMRAWLGRVVDRDDLTRHDKWLCMMMPRLQLLRELLRPDGVIFVSIDANEIHHLRCLMDEVFGEENYRDTIVIRRGAKNVQAQFDTIGALSNGYESILVYSKSPEVRFHKVYEDLKEDRPGGWNHHWRGTDRPTMRYPLFGITPKTGQWRWQDSRSLAAIRNYERLVEDLRRRGWALTQENIDRWYLEWTERTGEPLDLLRLSESGMPEHYVPPARRKLLSNLWTDLKPNGHRQVAQLFGRRVFDNPKPVELVQRLIRFASDEPDILVLDAFAGTGTTAHAVLAMNREDGGRRRFILIEMEPYADTVTAERVRRVMRGVPDAKDEALRRGYGGSFSYYEIGRPMELEGLLSGACLPAYEELARYVFHTATGEVFRPEVLDRRRWFIGESRAYEVYLLYEPDVAALQSLAITPEFVQALGPPASPKRRLVFAPARLVEDEMLAACGVEFAQLPYDLFREGGGSA
- a CDS encoding DEAD/DEAH box helicase, whose protein sequence is MMPLKDYQRRALTVVETYLHALREHRDRWADPDGARPAWDFTAEAWRAVSDAPLAARRTGAGDPLPSFCVQIPTGGGKTYLAVRIVDLVQRIYLRRRAGVVLWVVPTRQIYRQTLAALKDRAHPYRQFLELATGGRVRVVEKTDRFRPGDLADHLLVLMLMLPSANRRDRETLRLFQDTGGWDDFFPAEWDRTAHERLLARWRNLDYYGSAGDPRGIQVKTSLGNVLRMCSPLVILDEGQKAYSPGAQRTLRGFNPCMVVELSATPPRGSPVLVRIPGRALKEEEMVKLDLHVVNRDVARWQETLRESVAWRDRLEAAAERHRAETGRYIRPICLIQVERTGRDQRESGHIHADHVHWELVHTHRIPADQIAVKSSERDDIEGIDLLSPACPVRFIITKQALQEGWDCPFAYVLTLLANPASPTALTQLVGRILRQPYARKTGVRLLDESYVFCFRRDAAELARAIRDGLEREGLGDLTGRVRVSDRLREGDDGPAGGRGPRRHPRGGDASGAAAGGPVEVGPAELGSVARAAPEGPKACANVSMAALGQVRWGDFTLERIRNLRPHDSPREGAGSGAAEVNRLYLTRALQAEVPNPWVAWALVDRALHILRQECGWDEAALAANQGWIAEALAEAVGAERDDQLRAMSHGGRWKDPCSGDG
- a CDS encoding 3D domain-containing protein, yielding MTRSERAWLAGLLGILAAPVVAWAAVELPTTTVIDDRMPSFHFQPTEVYTVRPGDTLWTLSDRLGVPVAQLIADNEIVNPDMLQIGQKLVYHPPGWRDPVRSLLGLEVRRTPDPAPQTLSSRGSDPMQFLPKGTRVIYCTLTAYTAGFESTGKNPGDPLYGVTSTGKHVVQGETVAVDPRVIPYGTRVFIPGIGYRVAEDTGGAIAGHHIDIYYDDVQVARHFGVKYHVPVYILPNDQSNA
- a CDS encoding deoxyribonuclease IV encodes the protein MPSNEDRILLGANVSVAKTGLLAAVEETLSYEANTYMIYTRSNRGGKARPITEFHRDEALALMAEHDIVDPVVHLSYLVNLASPKPETWDYGVMVLKEEIERVEYLGFRYIVMHPGSHVGEGEAYAIERIAEALNSILTGEEKLTICLETMAGDGSKVGNSLEQIAEIISRVKHQDKLGVCIDTCHNYSYGYDIVNDFDGFLHHFDEVLGLDRLKVAHINDSKTPFNSHKDRHANIGEGSIGLEALKRIVHHEVLRGIPQILETPGNKYKSEIDLLLDRTPTA
- a CDS encoding penicillin acylase family protein, with the translated sequence MNGLCAAGATLVLCDLAAFGAGPLPPLGAAFNPGTGVWTAAKDAVLPRDTSLRVPGLQQPVQVRFDPNGTAYIDAKTDHDLFLALGYLHAKNRLFQMDLMRRQGEGRLAEIVGAKALPSDELELQLGLLRTAQQEWNQMGAGDPARQALLAYTDGVNACIAEEKRNGTLPMMFKLLGYEPKPWTPVDTLVIQGDMTQTLDFTTTPLDYALLVQSLGYGRTMAWFPVLPPNAQNPYDPGPYRKDPPGPIEQPVPAVPAATMQGTSFQAAAGQGAAGKDVRGSSGQGGSALPAADTTAVLDVLERLRNLPPTAIHHGSNSNNWAVDGTKTASGKPMLAGDPHLSQTLPAIWYQVAARSPSYDFTGVSIPGTPVVLIGKNQHIAWSLTNVQNQATFFYQEKTDPSHPNQYFWKGAWRDMQKVEYDIPVKGGKPEHLTVQLTVHGPVMTTKGQTLSVDWIGALPSPDMQVLLGILRAQNFTQFRDALKDWHAPSQNFVYADDQGNIGLISAGYYPIIPKGDPWLPLPGTGESDIVGTIPFDDIPQVYNPPTHFVFSANQREVGPDYPYYIGTTLDFFDSGYRASRIADTLAKGDRMTMKDFEALQNDTHDLLAMRIVPKLLAALSGQKLSAAEQGAQRLLAAWDGNMSVDSAAASVWWTFWNHYLSDTFQPWWDAAHVPVDKDPDLKVGPELTSLNQDLEAWTLNDPDNPAFTAPGRAHRTAQDVMRQAFNEAVADLAKQLGGEPASWTWGKLHARQFPSLAQIPALGYGPRPSGGDRWTVDAASGGLVSKAGPSWRFIIDWGAGAEGVYPGGQSENPASAWYENEIPLWWDGRYLPVWDVEDAVTSGAGPSAGAGAGAAAGTGTGGAGTGGAGSAGPGIQATWRLSP
- a CDS encoding DUF1697 domain-containing protein, with protein sequence MTVYIALLRGVNVGGHNKIKMAELKRTFEWMGLDRVQTYIQSGNVLFESEEEDEDTLRRRLEREIGKVFGISTTVVLRTAREFERIVENCPFTKEELLEAEASSEGERLYVSLLLKAPSQEGIERLSAFKSERDEYRIQGREVYLIFRHGVRNSKLAVNLDKLDVPSTMRNWNTINKLAALAREMEA